One Citrobacter amalonaticus genomic window carries:
- a CDS encoding DUF1007 family protein: MIRGALLVLLAFLTFTVSAHPHSFIRLKTEVVSDNGTIVALKMRWTMDELTSADLLYDAGEAKPGSEIWKKLAAEVMANVLGQHYFTEMWHNGQRVKFKNRPTEYSMERDEHQAVLTFVLPLAEPQPLSGQRYTFSTFDPSYYVDMSYEDDNDATLSSVLRERCNIALHTPAPSEASLIFAQSLDKEDAPPEDMELGKQFAQTVTISCQ, translated from the coding sequence ATGATACGCGGCGCTTTGCTGGTATTACTCGCATTTTTGACGTTTACGGTGAGCGCACATCCTCACAGTTTTATCCGTCTGAAAACGGAAGTGGTCAGCGATAACGGGACTATCGTGGCGCTGAAGATGCGCTGGACAATGGATGAACTGACCTCTGCCGATCTGCTCTATGATGCGGGAGAGGCTAAACCGGGTTCTGAAATCTGGAAGAAGCTGGCGGCGGAAGTGATGGCGAATGTGTTGGGACAGCATTACTTTACCGAAATGTGGCACAACGGGCAGCGCGTTAAATTTAAAAACCGCCCCACGGAATACAGCATGGAGCGTGATGAGCATCAGGCCGTGCTCACCTTTGTGTTGCCGCTTGCCGAACCGCAACCATTGAGCGGGCAGCGTTACACCTTCTCGACCTTTGATCCCTCTTATTATGTCGATATGAGCTACGAAGACGATAACGATGCAACGCTATCGTCGGTGTTGCGCGAGCGCTGTAACATTGCGCTGCACACGCCCGCACCGAGCGAAGCGTCGCTTATTTTTGCCCAGTCGCTGGATAAAGAAGATGCGCCGCCGGAGGATATGGAACTGGGGAAACAATTCGCGCAGACGGTGACGATCTCATGTCAGTAA
- the iscR gene encoding Fe-S cluster assembly transcriptional regulator IscR: MRLTSKGRYAVTAMLDVALNSEAGPVPLADISERQGISLSYLEQLFSRLRKNGLVSSVRGPGGGYLLGKDAGSIAVGEVISAVDESVDATRCQGKGGCQGGDKCLTHALWRDLSDRLTGFLNNITLGELVNNQEVLDVSGRQHSHDAPRTNRAQDAIDVKLRA, translated from the coding sequence ATGAGACTGACATCTAAAGGGCGTTATGCCGTGACCGCAATGTTGGACGTTGCGCTCAACTCCGAAGCGGGCCCGGTACCGTTGGCTGATATTTCTGAACGTCAGGGAATTTCCCTTTCTTATCTGGAACAGCTGTTCTCCCGTTTGCGTAAAAATGGTCTGGTGTCCAGCGTACGTGGACCAGGCGGTGGTTATCTGCTGGGTAAAGATGCCGGCAGTATTGCAGTCGGTGAAGTGATTAGCGCTGTTGACGAGTCGGTTGATGCGACCCGTTGTCAGGGTAAAGGCGGTTGTCAGGGCGGCGATAAATGCCTGACCCACGCGCTGTGGCGCGATCTGAGCGACCGTCTGACCGGTTTCCTCAACAACATTACGTTAGGCGAACTGGTGAATAATCAGGAAGTCCTGGATGTGTCTGGTCGCCAGCACAGCCACGACGCTCCACGCACAAATCGTGCACAAGACGCGATTGACGTTAAGTTACGCGCTTAA
- the trmJ gene encoding tRNA (cytosine(32)/uridine(32)-2'-O)-methyltransferase TrmJ, with amino-acid sequence MLQNIRIVLVETSHTGNMGSVARAMKTMGLTNLWLVNPLVKPDSQAIALAAGASDVIGNAQIVDTLDEALAGCSLVVGTSARSRTLPWPMLDPRECGLKSVAEAANTPVALVFGRERVGLTNDELQKCHYHVAIAANPEYSSLNLAMAVQVIAYEVRMAWLATQEGDKTAEYEEAEYPLVDDLERFYGHLEQTLLSTGFIREGHPGQVMNKLRRLFTRARPESQELNILRGILASVEQQNKSK; translated from the coding sequence ATGCTGCAAAATATTCGAATCGTGCTGGTGGAAACGTCTCATACCGGCAATATGGGCTCTGTCGCCCGCGCCATGAAAACAATGGGGTTAACCAACCTGTGGCTGGTGAACCCGCTCGTGAAACCTGACTCCCAGGCCATCGCCCTGGCGGCAGGAGCCAGCGATGTGATCGGCAACGCGCAGATCGTCGATACCCTCGATGAAGCGCTGGCTGGATGCAGCCTGGTGGTCGGAACCAGCGCACGTTCGCGTACGCTGCCGTGGCCGATGCTTGACCCGCGCGAATGCGGTTTAAAAAGCGTTGCGGAAGCAGCAAATACCCCTGTGGCGCTGGTGTTTGGTCGTGAACGCGTTGGGCTGACCAACGACGAACTGCAAAAATGCCATTACCATGTCGCGATTGCGGCAAACCCGGAGTACAGTTCGCTGAACCTGGCAATGGCGGTACAGGTCATCGCGTATGAAGTACGCATGGCCTGGCTGGCGACGCAGGAAGGTGATAAGACCGCCGAATACGAAGAAGCTGAGTATCCGCTGGTGGATGATTTAGAGCGTTTTTATGGTCATCTGGAACAAACGCTGCTGTCGACCGGGTTTATTCGCGAAGGCCATCCGGGACAAGTGATGAACAAGCTGCGCCGTCTGTTTACGCGTGCGCGCCCTGAGAGTCAGGAGCTGAATATCTTGCGCGGGATTCTGGCATCTGTCGAACAGCAGAATAAAAGCAAGTAA
- the suhB gene encoding inositol-1-monophosphatase: MHPMLTIAVRAARKAGNVIAKHYETPDSVETSQKGSNDFVTNVDKAAEAIIIETIRKSYPQHTIITEESGEHEGTDQDVQWVIDPLDGTTNFVKRLPHFAVSIAVRIKGRTEVAVVYDPMRNELFTATRGQGAQLNGYRLRGSNARDLDGTIIATGFPFKAKQHATSYMNILGKMFTECADFRRTGSAALDLAYVAAARVDGYFEIGLRPWDFAAGELIAREAGALVCDFTGGHNYMTTGNIVAGNPRVVKAMLANMRDELSDALKR; encoded by the coding sequence ATGCATCCGATGCTGACCATCGCCGTGCGCGCAGCGCGCAAGGCGGGTAATGTAATTGCCAAACACTACGAAACGCCTGACTCAGTAGAAACCAGCCAGAAAGGCAGCAATGATTTCGTGACCAACGTCGATAAAGCCGCCGAAGCGATTATTATCGAAACGATCCGCAAATCTTACCCACAGCACACCATCATCACCGAAGAAAGCGGTGAACATGAAGGTACCGATCAGGATGTTCAATGGGTTATCGATCCACTGGATGGCACTACCAACTTCGTAAAACGTCTGCCGCACTTCGCGGTTTCCATCGCCGTACGTATTAAAGGCCGCACTGAAGTCGCCGTGGTTTACGATCCGATGCGTAATGAACTGTTCACCGCGACTCGCGGTCAGGGCGCACAGCTGAATGGCTACCGTCTGCGCGGCAGCAATGCGCGTGACCTGGACGGCACCATTATCGCAACCGGCTTCCCGTTCAAGGCCAAACAGCACGCCACCTCTTACATGAATATCCTCGGCAAAATGTTTACCGAGTGCGCTGACTTCCGTCGCACCGGTTCTGCTGCGCTGGATCTGGCCTATGTTGCCGCTGCGCGCGTTGACGGTTATTTCGAAATTGGTCTGCGTCCGTGGGATTTCGCCGCGGGTGAACTGATCGCCCGTGAAGCTGGCGCCCTGGTCTGCGACTTTACCGGTGGTCACAACTACATGACGACCGGCAACATCGTGGCGGGCAACCCGCGCGTGGTAAAAGCGATGCTGGCGAATATGCGTGACGAACTGAGCGACGCGCTGAAGCGTTAA
- the iscS gene encoding cysteine desulfurase, translating into MKLPIYLDYSATTPVDPRVAEKMMQFLTLDGTFGNPASRSHRFGWQAEEAVDIARNQIADLVGADPREIVFTSGATESDNLAIKGAANFYQKKGKHIITSKTEHKAVLDTCRQLEREGFEVTYLAPQSNGIIDLKELEAAMRDDTILVSIMHVNNEIGVVQDIATIGEMCRARGIIYHVDATQSVGKLPIDLSQLKVDLMSFSGHKIYGPKGIGALYVRRKPRIRIEAQMHGGGHERGMRSGTLPVHQIVGMGEAYRIAKEEMETEMARLRGLRNRLWNGVKDMEEVYLNGDLEQGAPNILNVSFNYVEGESLIMALKDLAVSSGSACTSASLEPSYVLRALGMTDELAHSSIRFSLGRFTTEEEIDYTIELVRKSIGRLRDLSPLWEMHKQGVDLNSIEWSHH; encoded by the coding sequence ATGAAATTACCGATTTATCTCGACTACTCCGCAACCACGCCGGTGGACCCGCGTGTTGCCGAGAAAATGATGCAGTTCCTGACGCTGGACGGAACCTTTGGTAACCCGGCCTCCCGTTCACACCGTTTCGGCTGGCAGGCTGAAGAGGCGGTAGACATCGCCCGTAATCAGATTGCCGATCTGGTGGGTGCCGATCCGCGTGAAATCGTCTTTACTTCCGGTGCGACTGAATCCGACAACCTGGCGATCAAAGGTGCAGCCAACTTTTATCAGAAAAAAGGCAAGCACATTATCACCAGCAAAACCGAGCACAAAGCGGTATTGGACACCTGCCGTCAACTGGAGCGCGAAGGCTTTGAAGTCACTTACCTGGCGCCGCAGAGCAACGGGATTATCGATCTCAAAGAGCTGGAAGCCGCGATGCGTGACGACACCATTCTGGTTTCCATCATGCACGTGAATAACGAAATCGGCGTGGTACAGGATATCGCGACTATCGGCGAAATGTGCCGTGCGCGCGGCATTATCTACCATGTTGACGCCACTCAGAGCGTGGGCAAACTGCCTATCGATCTGAGCCAGTTGAAAGTTGACCTGATGTCCTTCTCCGGTCACAAAATTTATGGCCCGAAAGGGATCGGCGCGCTGTACGTTCGTCGTAAACCACGTATTCGCATCGAAGCACAGATGCACGGCGGCGGTCACGAGCGTGGCATGCGTTCCGGTACGCTGCCTGTCCACCAGATCGTCGGCATGGGCGAAGCCTATCGCATCGCCAAAGAAGAGATGGAAACCGAGATGGCGCGTCTGCGCGGTCTGCGTAACCGTCTGTGGAACGGCGTGAAAGATATGGAAGAAGTCTACCTGAACGGTGACCTTGAGCAGGGCGCGCCAAACATCCTCAACGTGAGCTTTAACTACGTTGAAGGCGAGTCGCTGATCATGGCGCTGAAAGACCTCGCGGTCTCTTCCGGTTCTGCCTGTACCTCTGCGAGCCTCGAACCTTCCTACGTGTTGCGCGCACTGGGAATGACCGACGAGCTGGCACATAGCTCTATTCGTTTCTCTTTAGGTCGTTTTACTACCGAAGAAGAGATTGATTACACCATCGAACTGGTTCGTAAATCTATCGGCCGTCTGCGTGACCTTTCTCCGCTGTGGGAAATGCACAAGCAGGGCGTGGATCTGAATAGCATCGAATGGTCACATCATTAA
- a CDS encoding nickel/cobalt transporter, producing MSVISTNRIHARRWLSLWPLALFLLIAAIGGVWLWHAWPQVMIKSIVWQREVNQQMSVLLKAVAASPAQAGGSLLLFSFIYGVLHALGPGHGKVVITTWLATHPSKLKSSIGLTLASSLLQGLVAIGLVVVVLSILQLPARQLHLSGFWLEKGSYALVGILGVLLCWQALKKLHALLRKPRFIAFTPHHVHHENCGCGHQHVPNPGQLHRDDDWRARLMIILSMGMRPCSGAIMVLLFSKVIGVFYWGMASALAMAAGTSLTITSLALLVHSFRTLAVRLSGNHAPVLWRQVGWSTLALAGGMILVVAAGVMWVSAVPVGRGLRPF from the coding sequence ATGTCAGTAATATCAACAAACCGCATTCACGCACGGCGTTGGTTATCGCTGTGGCCGTTGGCGCTGTTTTTGCTGATTGCAGCGATCGGTGGTGTCTGGCTGTGGCACGCCTGGCCGCAGGTGATGATCAAAAGTATTGTCTGGCAGCGGGAGGTCAATCAGCAGATGAGCGTATTGCTGAAGGCCGTTGCCGCCAGTCCAGCCCAGGCGGGTGGGTCGTTGCTGCTGTTTAGCTTTATCTATGGTGTGCTGCACGCGCTGGGGCCGGGACACGGAAAAGTGGTGATCACCACCTGGCTGGCAACCCATCCTTCAAAGCTGAAGTCGAGTATTGGGCTGACGCTGGCCTCTTCGTTATTGCAGGGGCTGGTGGCGATCGGGCTGGTCGTGGTGGTGCTCAGCATCCTGCAACTGCCGGCGAGACAGTTACATCTGAGTGGTTTCTGGCTGGAGAAGGGGAGCTATGCGCTGGTGGGGATTCTGGGCGTTTTGCTCTGCTGGCAGGCGCTGAAGAAACTGCATGCGCTGCTGCGCAAACCCAGGTTTATCGCCTTCACGCCACACCATGTGCACCATGAAAACTGTGGTTGCGGGCATCAGCACGTGCCGAATCCGGGCCAGCTTCACCGCGATGATGACTGGCGCGCGCGGCTAATGATTATTCTGTCGATGGGGATGCGTCCCTGTTCCGGAGCGATCATGGTCCTGCTGTTCAGCAAAGTCATTGGCGTCTTTTACTGGGGGATGGCCTCGGCACTGGCGATGGCGGCGGGAACGTCGCTGACGATTACCTCTCTGGCGCTGCTGGTGCACAGTTTTCGTACACTGGCAGTCAGGCTGAGCGGCAATCATGCGCCAGTACTGTGGCGGCAGGTAGGTTGGTCAACGCTGGCGTTAGCCGGTGGCATGATATTAGTGGTGGCAGCAGGAGTGATGTGGGTGAGTGCGGTGCCAGTGGGAAGGGGATTACGGCCGTTTTGA
- a CDS encoding ABC transporter permease: MKAFAKVLPGDAIIRLQCVIIIVVAVVFSALLGTRFFSVANFQSIGSQLPILGMLALGMGMTMLTGGINLSIIAGANACSLVMAAVIVSHPDNPLFLALALLAGAAVAVAIGTLNGALIAWVGVSPILATLGTMTLISGLNILLSNGTVISGFPAAIQYLGNATLAGIPVALLLFLFVAVLLWVLLEHTTLGRSLYLMGSNEQATRYSGVNTVRVQISVYVISALLGWVAAILMMAKFNSAKAGYGESYLLVTILASVLGGINPDGGFGRIIGLVLALIVLQMLESGFNLLGISSYLTMALWGAVLILFIALQNRRA; the protein is encoded by the coding sequence ATGAAAGCGTTCGCAAAAGTATTACCCGGTGATGCCATCATCCGCCTGCAGTGCGTGATTATTATCGTCGTCGCCGTCGTCTTCTCGGCGCTGTTAGGCACTCGCTTTTTCAGCGTCGCAAACTTCCAGTCCATCGGCTCACAGTTACCGATCCTCGGTATGCTGGCGCTGGGAATGGGCATGACCATGCTGACGGGCGGCATTAACCTGTCGATTATTGCCGGCGCCAACGCCTGTTCGCTGGTGATGGCCGCCGTCATCGTTAGCCATCCGGACAATCCGTTGTTCCTTGCGCTGGCGCTGCTGGCCGGTGCGGCGGTCGCCGTGGCGATAGGGACGCTGAACGGCGCGCTGATCGCCTGGGTTGGCGTGTCGCCGATCCTCGCCACGCTCGGCACCATGACGCTGATCTCCGGACTGAATATTTTGCTCTCTAACGGCACGGTGATTTCCGGCTTTCCGGCGGCAATTCAGTACCTCGGCAACGCCACCCTTGCGGGGATCCCCGTCGCCCTGCTGCTCTTCTTATTCGTCGCTGTACTGCTATGGGTGCTGCTGGAGCACACCACGCTTGGGCGCAGTCTCTATCTGATGGGTTCCAACGAGCAGGCGACCCGCTACAGCGGCGTGAACACCGTTCGGGTGCAGATTTCCGTCTACGTCATTTCCGCCCTGCTCGGCTGGGTGGCCGCAATCTTAATGATGGCGAAATTCAACTCGGCGAAGGCCGGATACGGTGAGTCTTATCTGTTGGTCACTATTCTCGCCTCGGTGCTGGGCGGCATCAATCCGGACGGCGGATTTGGCCGTATCATCGGCCTCGTGCTGGCGCTGATTGTGCTGCAAATGCTGGAAAGCGGCTTTAACTTGCTGGGGATCAGTAGCTATCTGACGATGGCGCTTTGGGGCGCGGTACTCATCCTCTTTATCGCATTACAGAATCGTAGAGCCTGA
- a CDS encoding autoinducer 2 ABC transporter substrate-binding protein, translated as MKFKLALLSATLVSACMLSGPSFAAEKYEIAVVAKVTGIPWFNRMETGVNEAAKKLDVNAYQTGPSTPDPAQQVKVIEDLIAKNVNAIIVVPNDAKVLEPVLKKARDKGIVVLTHESPDQQIGQWDIETIDSEKYAQANVDELAKDMGGKGGYAIYVGSLTVPLHNAWADYAIKYQKEKYPEMFEVTTRLPVAESIDKSYSTTLDLMKTYPQMKGIIGFGSLGPIGAGQAVQKKRAKDKIAVVGIAMPAQAAPYLMRGDIKKAMLWDPKDAGYALVTVADQLLQGKEVTPDLTIEGLGKADVDMEKKVIRFNKILEVTKDNAQSLGF; from the coding sequence ATGAAATTCAAACTCGCATTACTCAGTGCAACCCTGGTTTCTGCATGCATGTTGTCCGGCCCGTCCTTTGCGGCAGAAAAATATGAAATCGCTGTGGTTGCTAAAGTCACCGGTATTCCGTGGTTTAACCGCATGGAAACCGGCGTGAATGAAGCCGCGAAGAAACTGGATGTGAATGCTTACCAGACCGGCCCTTCCACACCGGATCCGGCTCAGCAGGTGAAGGTCATTGAAGATCTTATTGCCAAGAACGTTAACGCGATCATTGTGGTACCTAATGACGCCAAGGTGCTTGAGCCCGTGCTGAAAAAAGCGCGCGATAAGGGCATTGTCGTTCTGACTCACGAATCGCCGGATCAGCAAATCGGCCAGTGGGATATCGAAACGATCGACAGCGAGAAATACGCGCAGGCCAACGTCGACGAGCTGGCGAAGGATATGGGCGGTAAAGGCGGCTATGCCATTTACGTCGGCTCGCTGACCGTGCCATTGCACAACGCCTGGGCCGATTACGCCATCAAGTACCAGAAAGAAAAATACCCGGAGATGTTTGAAGTCACCACCCGTCTGCCGGTGGCTGAGAGCATCGACAAATCCTACTCCACGACGCTGGACCTGATGAAAACCTATCCGCAGATGAAGGGCATCATTGGCTTCGGTTCGCTGGGTCCGATTGGTGCAGGTCAGGCGGTACAGAAAAAACGCGCGAAAGATAAAATTGCCGTGGTGGGGATTGCGATGCCCGCACAGGCAGCGCCTTATCTGATGCGTGGTGACATCAAAAAAGCGATGCTGTGGGATCCAAAAGATGCCGGCTACGCGCTGGTGACCGTGGCAGATCAATTGCTGCAAGGTAAAGAGGTCACGCCAGATCTGACCATTGAAGGATTAGGGAAAGCCGATGTCGACATGGAGAAGAAAGTGATCCGCTTTAACAAGATCCTCGAAGTCACCAAAGACAACGCGCAATCACTTGGTTTCTAA
- a CDS encoding ABC transporter permease, whose translation MNNFRLSRLLGHHEFWLGLLVIALAVGLSVSTDEFLSLGNLTDVATSYAILGILACGLFVVLISGGIDISFPAMTAIAQYAMASWVIAHGGNFLLALTIAIAVGLLLGLINGFLVYWLRVPAIIITIATLNVYYGLLVYATKGTWLYGFPDWFMNGINWLSFTAADGYDYGITLPLLCLAAVIVFTAILMNYTRLGRQIYAMGGNRDAASRLGLNLLKLHFYVYGYMGILAGVAAVVQAQITQSVAPNSLLGFELTVLAAVVLGGTSMSGGRGTLTGTLLGVILLAFLQNGLTLLSVSSYWHTVFSGVIILVSISATAWNEKRKLAREL comes from the coding sequence ATGAATAACTTTCGTCTCTCCCGTTTACTCGGGCACCATGAATTCTGGCTGGGCCTGCTGGTGATTGCGCTTGCCGTTGGGCTGAGCGTCAGCACTGACGAGTTCCTGTCACTCGGTAACCTGACGGACGTCGCCACCAGCTATGCCATTCTCGGCATTCTCGCCTGCGGGCTGTTTGTCGTGCTGATCTCCGGCGGAATCGATATTTCGTTCCCGGCGATGACGGCGATAGCGCAATACGCGATGGCAAGCTGGGTAATCGCTCACGGCGGCAACTTTCTGCTGGCGCTGACCATCGCCATCGCCGTCGGCTTATTGCTCGGGCTGATTAACGGCTTTCTGGTCTACTGGCTGCGCGTGCCCGCCATCATCATTACTATCGCTACGCTTAACGTCTATTACGGTCTGCTGGTTTACGCCACCAAAGGCACCTGGCTGTACGGCTTCCCGGACTGGTTCATGAACGGCATCAACTGGCTCTCGTTCACCGCTGCAGATGGCTATGACTACGGCATTACCCTGCCGTTACTGTGCCTGGCAGCGGTGATCGTCTTCACCGCTATCCTGATGAACTACACCCGTCTCGGTCGCCAGATTTACGCGATGGGCGGCAACCGCGACGCCGCCTCCCGCCTCGGACTGAATCTGTTGAAGCTGCATTTCTATGTCTACGGCTACATGGGCATCCTCGCGGGCGTAGCCGCCGTCGTGCAGGCGCAGATCACGCAGTCCGTGGCGCCGAACTCACTGCTCGGTTTTGAGCTGACGGTGCTGGCGGCGGTTGTGCTGGGCGGGACCAGCATGAGCGGCGGACGCGGCACATTAACCGGGACGCTGTTGGGGGTCATTCTGCTGGCCTTTTTGCAAAACGGTCTGACGCTGCTCAGCGTCTCCTCGTACTGGCACACCGTTTTCAGCGGCGTCATTATCCTGGTCAGCATCAGCGCCACCGCGTGGAACGAAAAACGCAAACTGGCAAGGGAGCTTTGA
- a CDS encoding sugar ABC transporter ATP-binding protein — MTDTTAFITLENISKQFPGVLALDNVNLTLKKGEVHCLAGQNGCGKSTIIKVISGVYQPEKGAQILLDGKLFHQLSPQLSSHYGIQVIYQDLSLFPNFSVAENIAVNRYLPGGDIWVRRGTMKQQALAAMKRIGVSIDPDKKVEKLSIADRQLVAICRAIAADARLVIMDEPTASLTRQEVNGLLRVVNELKADGICVVFVSHRLDEVMEVADRISVMRDGKLVGTYPASELDSHELAFLMTGQRFHYSPLPEKPPVEQEPMLELRNLSRKGKYQDINLSLRSGEIVSIVGLLGAGRTELCLSLFGMTHPESGEIRINGKPVQLRNNHDAIRHGIGYVSEDRLTQGLIMEQSIYDNTIVTVFDKLHTRSGLLDHGKAKTLVADLIRELNIKVADPQLPVKTLSGGNAQRIAIAKWVATQPRILILDSPTVGVDIANKEGIYQIARNLAEQGMAVLMICDEIPEAYYNSHRVLVMRRGKLVAEFNPHRCREEDIAEVVEVIHE, encoded by the coding sequence ATGACAGACACCACCGCATTTATCACTCTTGAGAATATCAGCAAGCAATTCCCGGGCGTGCTGGCGCTGGATAATGTGAATCTGACGCTGAAAAAAGGCGAAGTTCACTGTCTGGCAGGACAGAACGGTTGCGGTAAAAGCACCATTATTAAAGTGATTTCCGGGGTCTATCAGCCGGAAAAAGGAGCGCAGATCCTGCTGGATGGCAAACTGTTCCACCAGTTGTCGCCGCAGCTCTCTTCGCATTACGGCATCCAGGTTATCTATCAGGATTTATCCCTCTTTCCTAACTTCAGCGTGGCGGAGAATATAGCCGTCAACCGCTACCTGCCCGGCGGCGACATCTGGGTGCGGCGCGGTACGATGAAGCAACAGGCGCTGGCGGCGATGAAGCGGATTGGCGTTAGCATCGATCCCGATAAAAAAGTGGAAAAACTCTCCATTGCCGACCGTCAGCTCGTCGCGATTTGTCGTGCCATTGCCGCCGACGCCCGTCTGGTGATTATGGATGAACCCACTGCTTCCCTGACGCGGCAGGAGGTCAATGGCCTGCTGCGCGTGGTCAACGAACTGAAAGCCGACGGGATTTGCGTGGTGTTCGTCAGCCACCGTCTCGATGAGGTGATGGAAGTGGCGGACCGCATCAGCGTGATGCGCGACGGCAAACTGGTGGGGACGTATCCCGCCAGCGAACTCGACAGCCATGAACTGGCATTCCTGATGACCGGTCAACGCTTCCACTACAGTCCGCTGCCGGAAAAACCGCCGGTTGAGCAGGAGCCGATGCTGGAACTGCGCAACCTGAGCCGCAAAGGAAAATATCAGGATATCAACCTGTCGCTGCGCAGCGGTGAGATCGTATCCATTGTCGGCCTGCTTGGCGCGGGCCGCACCGAACTCTGTCTGAGTCTGTTTGGCATGACCCACCCGGAAAGCGGGGAAATCCGCATTAACGGAAAACCGGTTCAACTGCGCAACAACCATGACGCCATCAGGCACGGGATCGGCTATGTCTCGGAAGATCGCCTGACCCAGGGGCTGATCATGGAACAGTCGATCTACGACAATACGATTGTCACGGTCTTCGACAAACTGCATACCCGCAGCGGTCTGCTCGATCACGGTAAAGCCAAAACGCTGGTCGCCGATCTGATCCGTGAACTGAACATCAAGGTGGCCGATCCGCAGTTGCCGGTCAAAACACTCTCCGGCGGCAACGCCCAGCGAATCGCCATCGCTAAATGGGTGGCGACCCAACCGCGTATCCTGATCCTGGATTCCCCAACGGTGGGGGTTGATATCGCCAACAAAGAGGGGATTTACCAGATCGCCCGCAATCTTGCGGAACAGGGAATGGCGGTGCTGATGATTTGCGATGAGATCCCGGAAGCGTATTACAACAGCCACCGCGTACTGGTCATGCGTCGCGGGAAGCTGGTCGCCGAGTTTAATCCGCATCGCTGTCGTGAAGAGGACATTGCAGAGGTGGTCGAGGTCATCCATGAATAA